In Actinoplanes sp. NBC_00393, a single genomic region encodes these proteins:
- the galT gene encoding galactose-1-phosphate uridylyltransferase has protein sequence MSPTRSAVRLSDGRELIYFDETPDSGRSAYPDTRELPPPPPASQLRYDPLVDEWVAIAAHRQTRTFLPPSDACPLCPTTARFASEIPAPDYDVVVFENQFPSFSDRIVPDEITQLTELVPVKPGLGRCEVVCFTSDHNSAFGSLPPSRVRTVIEALADRTAELSGLPGVAQVFPFENRGVEIGVTLHHPHGQIYAYPTVPPRTAAMLRAAVQHAARTGGRNLYADVLAAEQAAKVRVIADNEHWTAYVPAAARWPFEVHLAPHRQVPDLPALSDAERDAFGPLYLDVLRRFDGLFGKPMPYISAWHQAVVGAGRDLGYLHLQLFSIRRAADKLKFLAGSESAMGAFVNDVVPENAAQMLRCV, from the coding sequence GTGAGCCCGACCCGGTCGGCCGTCCGCCTCTCGGACGGCCGTGAGCTGATCTATTTCGACGAGACGCCGGATTCCGGTCGTTCGGCGTACCCGGACACCCGCGAGCTCCCGCCGCCCCCGCCGGCCTCGCAGTTGCGGTACGACCCGCTGGTCGACGAGTGGGTCGCGATCGCCGCGCACCGGCAGACGCGGACCTTTCTGCCGCCGTCGGACGCCTGCCCGCTCTGCCCGACCACCGCACGGTTCGCCAGCGAGATCCCGGCGCCCGATTACGACGTCGTGGTCTTTGAGAACCAGTTCCCGTCGTTCAGCGACCGGATCGTGCCCGACGAGATCACCCAGCTCACCGAACTGGTGCCGGTCAAGCCGGGGCTGGGCCGGTGCGAGGTGGTCTGCTTCACCAGCGACCACAACAGCGCCTTCGGGTCGTTGCCGCCGTCGCGCGTGCGTACCGTGATCGAAGCGCTTGCGGACCGCACCGCGGAACTCTCCGGGCTGCCCGGTGTCGCGCAGGTCTTCCCGTTCGAGAACCGGGGCGTCGAGATCGGCGTGACGCTGCACCACCCGCACGGCCAGATCTATGCCTATCCGACCGTGCCGCCGCGCACGGCGGCCATGCTTCGCGCCGCCGTGCAGCACGCCGCGCGGACCGGCGGCCGCAACCTCTATGCCGACGTTCTAGCGGCAGAGCAGGCAGCGAAGGTACGGGTGATCGCCGACAACGAGCACTGGACGGCGTACGTTCCGGCCGCCGCCCGCTGGCCGTTCGAGGTGCACCTGGCCCCGCACCGTCAGGTCCCCGACCTGCCCGCCCTGAGCGACGCCGAGCGCGACGCGTTCGGGCCGCTCTACCTGGACGTGCTCCGCCGTTTCGACGGGCTGTTCGGTAAGCCGATGCCGTACATCTCGGCCTGGCACCAGGCGGTCGTGGGCGCCGGCCGCGACCTCGGCTATCTGCACCTGCAGTTGTTCAGCATCCGCCGGGCCGCCGACAAGCTGAAGTTCCTGGC
- a CDS encoding DeoR/GlpR family DNA-binding transcription regulator, with product MLAQQRQAAILDRVRATGGVRVSELAAEYGVSDMTIRRDLEAMADRGLLAKVHGGATTVSPGSAHEPGFAAKSDRQRDEKTAIAMRAAALVSPGDAIALSAGTTTAELAQRLVDVPSLTVVTNSIPVADVFYRAGRPDQTVVLTGGTRTPSDALVGPVAVAAVGTLHLDMLFLGVHGMSERAGYTTPNLMEADVNRALVEAAERLVVLADHTKWGTVGISSIVPLSRADVLITDGGLDDNARAVLAESVTELVVVNPQ from the coding sequence ATGTTAGCCCAGCAGCGGCAGGCGGCGATCCTCGATCGGGTCCGCGCCACCGGCGGTGTGCGCGTCAGTGAGCTGGCCGCCGAGTACGGCGTCTCCGACATGACGATCCGCCGTGACCTCGAGGCCATGGCTGATCGCGGTCTATTGGCGAAGGTACATGGCGGTGCGACCACCGTCAGCCCTGGCTCGGCACACGAGCCGGGCTTCGCCGCGAAATCCGACCGGCAGCGTGACGAGAAGACGGCGATCGCGATGCGCGCCGCGGCCCTGGTCTCCCCGGGCGACGCCATCGCGCTCTCGGCCGGCACCACCACCGCCGAGCTGGCGCAGCGACTCGTCGACGTGCCGTCGCTGACCGTGGTGACGAATTCGATCCCGGTGGCCGACGTCTTCTACCGGGCCGGGCGACCGGATCAGACCGTCGTGCTGACCGGCGGGACGCGGACGCCGTCCGACGCCCTGGTCGGCCCGGTCGCCGTGGCCGCAGTCGGCACCCTGCACCTGGACATGCTCTTCCTCGGTGTGCACGGGATGAGCGAGCGCGCCGGTTACACCACGCCTAACCTGATGGAAGCGGACGTGAACCGGGCCCTGGTCGAGGCCGCCGAGCGCCTGGTCGTGCTCGCCGACCACACCAAATGGGGCACCGTGGGCATCTCGTCGATCGTGCCGCTCAGCCGCGCGGACGTGCTGATCACCGACGGCGGCCTGGATGACAACGCCCGCGCCGTCCTCGCGGAATCCGTTACCGAACTCGTGGTGGTGAACCCGCAGTGA
- a CDS encoding glycosyltransferase family A protein: MNWPSVGVVIPTRNRPELVRRAITAVREQRYPGEIKIVVVYDQTEPDYLLASTEGVPVLVLTNWRPPGLAGARNTGILALDTELVAFCDDDDRWLPDKLRRQVAALLAEPDAEFATCAIEVEYEGRATPRLAHRSRVTVDDLARSRMAMLHSSSFLIRREALTEDEMGLVAEDAPGSQNEDWDLLLRAARRAPIVHLDEPLVQVLWGRTSHYAYEYATKISSLRWMMQRHPEISGCRPGAARVYGQLACWSAATGNRSQAWRYSKEAVRANWKEPRTAIALAAMTGAVKVENVLSALHKRGRGI, translated from the coding sequence ATGAACTGGCCGTCGGTAGGGGTCGTCATCCCCACCCGGAACCGCCCCGAGCTGGTCCGGCGGGCGATCACGGCGGTCCGGGAGCAGCGCTACCCGGGCGAGATCAAGATCGTGGTGGTGTACGACCAGACCGAACCGGACTATCTGCTCGCCTCCACCGAAGGCGTACCGGTGCTGGTGTTGACTAACTGGCGCCCGCCCGGCCTGGCCGGCGCGCGCAACACCGGCATCCTGGCGCTGGACACCGAGCTGGTGGCGTTCTGTGACGATGATGACCGATGGCTGCCGGACAAGCTGCGCCGCCAGGTCGCCGCGCTGCTCGCCGAGCCGGACGCCGAGTTCGCCACCTGCGCCATCGAGGTGGAGTACGAGGGTCGCGCCACGCCCCGGCTGGCCCACCGCAGCCGGGTGACCGTGGACGATCTGGCCCGGTCCCGGATGGCGATGCTGCACTCGTCGTCGTTCCTGATCCGCCGCGAGGCGCTGACCGAGGACGAGATGGGCCTGGTCGCCGAGGACGCCCCGGGCAGCCAGAACGAGGACTGGGACCTGCTGCTCCGGGCCGCCCGCCGGGCGCCGATCGTGCACCTGGACGAACCCCTGGTGCAGGTGCTGTGGGGTCGCACGTCGCACTACGCGTACGAATATGCCACCAAGATCTCCTCACTGCGCTGGATGATGCAGCGGCACCCGGAGATCAGCGGCTGCCGCCCGGGGGCGGCCCGCGTCTACGGGCAGCTGGCCTGCTGGTCGGCGGCGACCGGGAACCGCAGCCAGGCGTGGCGGTACAGCAAAGAGGCGGTCCGAGCGAACTGGAAGGAACCGCGTACGGCAATCGCGCTCGCCGCGATGACCGGGGCGGTCAAAGTGGAGAACGTGCTCTCCGCTCTGCACAAACGCGGCCGGGGTATCTGA
- a CDS encoding sulfotransferase — MAQVLFLGGLGRSGTTLVERLLGELPGMCALGEVVHLWQRDLRDNERCGCGSRFSGCTFWRRVGDLAFNGWTNVDVDRVHALRDAVERTRHIPRLASATTATAEVREYASYYARVYTAAAQVSGCPVVIDSSKHSALAHVLRWADDIDLRVVHVVRDARGVAYSWTKTVSRPETDGTDEMTRYSPGRSALLWNAHNAAFGLLARRGVPVRRIRYEEFLADPRAGLLRLADFAGVTLHQEDLDFLRPSHADLRVGHSAAGNPMRFTVGRLPLRRDDAWKRALPSSQRRLVGAVCGPMLRAYGYPINVEAR; from the coding sequence GTGGCACAGGTGCTTTTTCTTGGCGGATTGGGGCGAAGCGGGACAACGCTCGTCGAACGCCTGCTCGGCGAACTCCCCGGGATGTGCGCTCTGGGCGAGGTCGTTCACCTGTGGCAGCGCGACCTGCGCGACAACGAGCGGTGCGGCTGCGGCTCCCGCTTCTCCGGTTGCACCTTCTGGCGGCGGGTCGGCGACCTGGCCTTCAACGGCTGGACGAACGTCGACGTCGACCGGGTGCACGCGCTGCGCGACGCCGTCGAGCGCACCCGGCACATCCCCCGGCTGGCCTCGGCCACCACCGCCACCGCCGAGGTGCGGGAGTACGCGTCGTACTACGCCCGCGTCTACACCGCGGCCGCGCAGGTCTCCGGCTGCCCGGTGGTCATCGACTCCTCCAAGCATTCCGCCCTCGCGCACGTGCTGCGCTGGGCCGACGACATCGACCTGCGGGTGGTGCACGTGGTCCGCGACGCCCGCGGGGTGGCGTACTCGTGGACCAAGACGGTGTCCCGCCCGGAGACCGACGGCACCGACGAGATGACCCGCTACTCCCCCGGCCGTTCGGCGCTGCTCTGGAACGCGCACAACGCCGCGTTCGGGCTGCTCGCCCGCCGGGGTGTGCCGGTGCGGCGGATCCGGTACGAGGAGTTCCTCGCCGACCCGCGGGCCGGCCTGCTGCGGCTCGCCGACTTCGCCGGCGTCACCCTCCACCAGGAGGACCTGGACTTTCTCCGGCCGAGCCACGCCGACCTGCGGGTCGGGCACAGCGCGGCAGGCAACCCGATGCGGTTCACCGTGGGGCGCCTTCCGCTGCGCCGGGACGACGCCTGGAAGCGGGCCCTGCCCAGCTCCCAGCGCCGCCTGGTGGGCGCGGTGTGCGGGCCGATGCTGCGGGCGTACGGCTATCCGATCAACGTGGAGGCGCGATGA